Proteins encoded in a region of the Anopheles aquasalis chromosome 2, idAnoAquaMG_Q_19, whole genome shotgun sequence genome:
- the LOC126572280 gene encoding eukaryotic initiation factor 4A produces the protein MDDNRQEQQSHDGPAGMAPDGVIESNWSEAVENFDDMGLREELLRGIYAYGFEKPSAIQQRAITPCIAGRDVIAQAQSGTGKTATFSIAILQLIDTSINECQALILAPTRELASQIQKVVISLGDFLKAQCHACIGGTNVRDDMRRLEQGCHIVVGTPGRVHDMISRNVLRPNSIRLFVLDEADEMLSRGFKDQIQDVFRKLPSDVQVILLSATMPADVLEVSQHFMRNPVKILVKKEELTLEGIKQFYVDVKFEDWKLGTLCDLYDTLSITQAVIFCNTRRKVDQLTEEMTEKTFTVSAMHGDMEQRDRDLIMKQFRTGSSRVLITTDLLARGIDVQQVSLVINYDLPTLRENYIHRIGRGGRFGRKGVAINFVTEQDKRVLADIEKHYNTSIEEMPANLADMI, from the exons ATGGATGATAATCGCCAGGAGCAGCAATCGCACGATGGACCAGCAGGTATGGCCCCGGATGGCGTCATCGAGTCCAACTGGAGCGAGGCTGTCGAGAACTTCGACGACATGGGCCTCCGAGAGGAACTGCTCCGCGGTATCTACGCATACGGTTTCGAGAAGCCGTCTGCCATCCAGCAACGCGCAATTACGCCGTGCATTGCAGGTCGCGATGTGATCGCCCAGGCCCAATCCG GTACCGGAAAGACGGCTACgttctcgatcgcgatcttgCAGTTGATCGATACGTCGATCAACGAATGCCAAGCGCTGATCCTAGCGCCAACTCGCGAGCTTGCGTCGCAGATCCAGAAGGTCGTGATCTCGCTGGGTGACTTCCTGAAGGCCCAGTGCCACGCCTGCATTGGTGGTACGAATGTGCGCGACGATATGCGCCGCCTGGAACAGGGCTGCCATATCGTGGTAGGAACGCCCGGTCGTGTCCACGACATGATCTCGCGTAACGTGCTGCGCCCGAACAGCATCCGACTGTTCGTGTTGGACGAGGCCGACGAGATGCTGTCTCGTGGTTTCAAGGATCAGATCCAGGACGTGTTCCGGAAGCTGCCTTCGGACGTGCAGGTCATCCTGCTGTCCGCTACGATGCCAGCGGATGTGCTGGAGGTGTCGCAGCACTTCATGCGCAACCCGGTGAAGATTCtggtgaagaaggaagaactAACACTGGAAGGTATCAAGCAGTTCTACGTAGACGTCAAGTTTGAGGACTGGAAGCTCGGCACGCTCTGCGATCTGTACGACACGCTGTCCATCACGCAGGCGGTCATATTCTGCAACACGCGCCGCAAGGTCGATCAGCTCACCGAGGAGATGACTGAGAAGACGTTCACCGTGTCGGCCATGCACGGTGACATGGAGCAACGTGACCGCGATCTGATTATGAAGCAGTTCCGTACCGGCTCCTCCCGTGTTTTGATCACCACTGACCTGCTTGCTCGCGGTATCGATGTGCAGCAGGTGTCGCTAGTTATTAATTATGACCTTCCAACGCTGCGGGAAAACTACATCCATAG AATTGGACGTGGTGGACGTTTCGGTCGTAAGGGAGTTGCTATCAACTTCGTTACTGAGCAAGACAAGCGGGTTCTCGCCGATATCGAGAAGCATTACAACACATCCATCGAGGAAATGCCAGCCAATCTGGCTGACATGATTTAA